One region of Syntrophobacter fumaroxidans MPOB genomic DNA includes:
- a CDS encoding nicotinate phosphoribosyltransferase: MNLWNRYAPELVTDLYELTMAASYYRESMFGEATFSLFVRDYPSHRAYFIAAGIEHLLESVAQFRFSESSLEYIASTGKFASDFIDYLGRFRFTGSIRALSEGRIFFCNEPILEVTAPIIEGQIIETLVLNVIQLETMIAGKAARCVHAAGGRGLIDFSLRRTQGVDAGVKAARASYLVGFEGTSNLLAGQIYGIPVFGTMAHSYVTSFHSEMDSFLAFARAFPDNTVLLIDTYDTLSGAAKAVEIARMLRAQGRELKGVRLDSGDLVSLSKGVRKILDEAGFPDVKIMASGSLDEYGLKELLDAGAQIDTFAVGTKMGVSADSPYLDIAYKLVEYDHRPVLKLSSGKKTWVGRKQIYRRYDDRGMMCEDLLTLASDDRATGEPLLEVLVEDGRPARAPESVETIRSRFRREWETLPLPLREIIPTERYVVRISPALMAMDEQVTDRVMIEEVRQPSIRQR, translated from the coding sequence ATGAACCTCTGGAACAGATACGCTCCCGAATTGGTCACCGATCTCTACGAGCTCACCATGGCCGCGAGCTACTACCGGGAAAGCATGTTCGGAGAGGCGACGTTCAGCCTGTTCGTCAGGGACTACCCGTCTCACCGGGCGTATTTTATCGCGGCCGGGATCGAACACCTGCTCGAATCGGTGGCTCAATTCCGGTTCAGCGAGTCCTCCCTGGAATACATTGCCTCCACGGGGAAATTCGCCTCCGATTTCATCGATTACCTCGGGCGGTTCCGTTTTACGGGCTCGATCCGCGCCCTTTCGGAGGGGCGTATCTTCTTTTGCAATGAACCGATCCTGGAGGTGACCGCCCCGATCATCGAGGGACAGATCATCGAGACGCTGGTGCTCAACGTCATCCAACTGGAGACCATGATCGCCGGTAAGGCCGCGCGTTGCGTCCACGCCGCGGGAGGAAGAGGTCTGATCGATTTTTCCCTGCGCCGTACGCAGGGCGTGGATGCCGGCGTGAAAGCCGCCCGGGCGAGCTACCTGGTCGGTTTCGAGGGAACGAGCAATCTGCTGGCCGGGCAGATCTACGGGATTCCGGTGTTCGGGACGATGGCGCATTCCTACGTCACGAGCTTTCACAGCGAAATGGATTCCTTCCTGGCCTTTGCCCGGGCTTTTCCGGACAACACCGTGCTGCTCATCGATACCTACGACACGCTGAGCGGGGCGGCGAAAGCGGTCGAGATCGCGCGCATGCTGCGGGCGCAGGGCCGGGAGCTCAAGGGCGTGAGGCTGGACAGCGGAGACCTCGTGAGCTTGAGCAAAGGCGTCAGGAAGATCCTTGACGAGGCCGGCTTTCCGGATGTGAAGATCATGGCCAGCGGCAGCCTCGACGAGTACGGGCTCAAGGAACTGCTCGATGCGGGGGCGCAGATCGACACGTTCGCCGTGGGGACCAAGATGGGCGTCTCCGCCGACTCCCCGTACCTCGACATCGCCTACAAACTGGTCGAATACGACCACCGACCGGTGCTGAAGCTGAGCAGCGGGAAGAAAACCTGGGTGGGAAGAAAGCAGATCTATCGCCGTTATGACGACCGGGGCATGATGTGCGAGGATCTGCTGACCCTCGCGTCGGACGATCGGGCAACCGGCGAGCCGCTCCTCGAGGTCCTGGTGGAAGATGGGCGACCCGCGCGGGCCCCGGAGTCCGTCGAGACGATCCGGTCCAGGTTCCGCCGGGAATGGGAAACGCTGCCGTTGCCTCTGCGTGAAATCATTCCGACGGAGCGCTATGTCGTCCGCATCAGTCCTGCATTGATGGCCATGGACGAGCAGGTCACCGACCGGGTCATGATTGAAGAGGTGCGTCAGCCTTCCATACGCCAAAGATAG
- a CDS encoding DnaJ domain-containing protein: protein MRRVRTCHYKVLGISIRASAEEIRKAFRSLALRWHPDRNPSEPDAADRFREILNAYETLIDPGMRGRYDRARGYEKRKRSGSGRSFQTDDDGGSSFNDVFHEFFGISHRRVRERRGTDLRFDLQLPKTVAAEGTFEEITYSRMVFCRDCVGKGRKKPVRTCERCHGLGELEDPHTVRVWIPPGSKEGTRLRVQGGGDCLSPGIPPGDLVILLHIVDGQ from the coding sequence ATGCGCCGCGTGAGGACCTGTCATTATAAAGTGCTGGGCATCTCGATCCGCGCAAGCGCGGAAGAGATCAGGAAGGCCTTCCGGTCGTTGGCTCTGCGCTGGCATCCGGACCGCAATCCATCGGAACCGGACGCGGCCGACCGGTTCCGGGAAATTCTGAACGCTTACGAAACACTCATCGACCCGGGCATGCGCGGGCGCTACGACCGTGCGCGCGGATATGAGAAGCGCAAGAGATCGGGTTCCGGCCGTTCGTTCCAGACCGATGACGACGGCGGTTCTTCGTTCAATGACGTTTTCCACGAGTTTTTCGGAATCAGTCACCGGCGCGTGCGCGAGAGACGGGGAACCGACCTGCGGTTCGACCTGCAGCTTCCGAAGACCGTGGCCGCCGAAGGGACGTTCGAAGAGATCACTTACTCGCGCATGGTATTTTGCCGGGACTGCGTCGGCAAGGGGCGGAAGAAACCGGTGCGCACCTGTGAGCGGTGCCATGGCCTGGGGGAGTTGGAAGACCCCCATACCGTCCGGGTTTGGATTCCCCCGGGCAGCAAGGAGGGTACCCGCTTGCGCGTCCAGGGCGGCGGGGACTGTCTCTCCCCGGGAATTCCGCCGGGGGACCTGGTCATTCTTCTGCACATCGTCGACGGTCAATGA
- a CDS encoding IS110 family transposase, protein MGLYAGIDLHASSNYLAIVDESGKRTLRCKLPNDGEEVVSALEPYRDQMMGVAVESTFNWYWLVDTLNESGLRVHLANPAAIQKYSGLKHCDDKYDAFWLAEMLRLGILPEGYIYPKEERPLRDLLRKRGHLVKLRTSLILSLQNIVARNRGLRVNANEVKRLKKNRIPPLLEENEDLAMAGRVSKETIDFLTRMIRDIEIAVARKTSLKDSYRNLLTIPGIGRILALTIMLETGPIGRFPKVGNYVSYCRKVGSRWTSNEKAKGKGNKKNGNKYLAWAFSEAAELARRFDPECRSYYNRKMHRSNFLVAHQALAHKLARAAYYLMKDNVVFMPEKLFGRSPPAQEPGRAHVPCRERGTR, encoded by the coding sequence ATGGGATTGTATGCGGGGATAGACCTACATGCAAGCAGCAATTATCTGGCAATTGTCGACGAAAGCGGGAAGAGGACTCTGAGGTGCAAGCTCCCCAATGACGGGGAGGAGGTGGTGTCGGCACTTGAGCCTTATCGGGATCAAATGATGGGCGTGGCGGTGGAGTCGACCTTCAACTGGTACTGGCTTGTGGACACGCTCAATGAAAGCGGCCTGAGAGTGCATCTGGCCAACCCCGCAGCCATCCAAAAGTACTCGGGGCTCAAGCATTGCGATGACAAGTACGATGCATTCTGGCTGGCCGAGATGCTGCGACTCGGGATACTGCCCGAGGGGTACATCTACCCGAAAGAGGAAAGACCCTTACGGGATCTGCTAAGGAAGAGAGGGCACCTGGTCAAGCTCAGAACCTCGCTCATCCTGAGCTTGCAGAACATAGTGGCCAGAAACCGCGGTTTGCGGGTAAATGCAAATGAGGTCAAGAGGCTTAAGAAGAACCGCATCCCCCCGTTGCTCGAAGAAAACGAGGATCTGGCCATGGCCGGCAGGGTCAGCAAGGAGACCATTGATTTTCTCACCCGGATGATCCGGGATATCGAGATTGCGGTTGCCAGGAAGACGAGCCTTAAAGATTCCTACCGGAATCTTCTTACAATCCCTGGAATCGGAAGGATTCTGGCGCTGACCATCATGCTGGAGACCGGGCCGATCGGCCGCTTCCCCAAGGTGGGCAATTATGTCTCCTATTGCCGTAAAGTCGGTTCCAGATGGACCAGCAATGAGAAAGCAAAGGGAAAGGGCAACAAGAAGAACGGCAACAAGTATCTGGCTTGGGCCTTCTCGGAAGCCGCCGAATTGGCAAGACGATTTGATCCGGAATGCAGAAGCTATTACAATCGCAAGATGCATCGGAGCAACTTCCTGGTGGCCCACCAGGCCCTTGCCCACAAACTGGCCAGGGCGGCTTATTATCTCATGAAGGACAACGTTGTTTTCATGCCTGAAAAGCTATTCGGGCGATCACCCCCGGCACAGGAGCCGGGCAGAGCGCATGTGCCATGTCGGGAAAGGGGCACGCGTTAA
- the cobS gene encoding adenosylcobinamide-GDP ribazoletransferase yields the protein MWSHFGTALSFLTLFRLPFTSPRTLTPQELAESFSFFPLVGLILGFCYALPARVLSGVVPSLLLAVAITALTAVLTRALHLDGLADLADGVGGGYDPERRLEIMKDSRTGAFGALAIALAVAFKVAALDAVIRAGSFLPLLLVPVVSRLAMVLAAYRSPYARKEGGLGKPFLEHIARRHLLTALGLTAVSAFLVQPVFGLCALVLAAGTVPAFRLLCRRWLGGMTGDALGALNEIVEVLLLSAAACMY from the coding sequence ATGTGGAGCCATTTTGGAACGGCGCTGTCCTTCCTGACCCTCTTCCGCTTGCCCTTCACTTCGCCGCGAACACTTACTCCGCAAGAGTTGGCGGAGAGCTTCTCCTTTTTCCCGCTGGTCGGGTTGATCCTTGGATTCTGCTACGCCCTTCCGGCCCGCGTGCTCTCCGGGGTCGTGCCGTCGCTTCTTTTGGCGGTGGCGATCACCGCCCTGACAGCCGTTCTCACCCGCGCTCTGCACCTGGACGGGTTGGCCGACCTGGCCGACGGCGTGGGAGGGGGGTACGACCCGGAACGTCGCCTGGAGATCATGAAAGACAGCCGCACCGGGGCCTTCGGGGCGCTGGCGATCGCCCTGGCCGTCGCCTTCAAGGTGGCCGCTCTGGATGCCGTCATCCGCGCGGGGTCTTTCCTTCCGCTGCTGCTGGTGCCCGTGGTGAGCCGCCTTGCGATGGTCCTGGCGGCCTATCGGAGCCCTTACGCCAGGAAGGAAGGCGGCCTGGGCAAGCCGTTCCTCGAACACATCGCCCGGCGCCATCTTCTGACGGCCCTGGGGCTCACCGCCGTTTCCGCATTCCTCGTCCAACCGGTGTTCGGGCTTTGCGCCCTTGTGCTGGCAGCCGGGACCGTCCCGGCGTTCAGGCTGTTGTGCCGCCGGTGGCTGGGCGGCATGACCGGGGACGCCCTGGGGGCGCTCAACGAGATCGTGGAGGTCCTGCTGCTCTCGGCAGCGGCCTGCATGTACTGA
- a CDS encoding ParA family protein: MSRIIAIANQKGGVGKTTTAVNTAASLAGKGQKVLLVDCDPQGNASSGLGVRLEPGAPSFYSFLVGNSSPAPIRHPLAPSLDLALLPAHPELSAAEWEIVSVDRAEHLLGRRLASISDDYDYVLLDCPPSLGLLTINALTAAHSLLIPLQCEYYAMEGLTLLLDTFHRIKLRFNPDLRIEGVVLTMFDRRNNLAHQVANEIRKHFRFRMFRTFIPRNVRLSESPSFGLPALLYDAGCPGAKAYLELADEILNEGGH, encoded by the coding sequence ATGTCCAGGATCATCGCCATTGCCAATCAGAAGGGGGGAGTGGGAAAAACCACCACCGCCGTCAATACCGCGGCGAGCCTTGCCGGGAAAGGGCAGAAGGTCCTGCTCGTCGACTGCGATCCCCAGGGAAACGCATCGAGCGGCCTGGGAGTCCGACTGGAACCCGGCGCCCCTTCGTTCTACTCGTTTCTGGTGGGAAATTCCAGCCCGGCTCCCATTCGACACCCCCTGGCTCCCTCACTCGATCTTGCCCTGCTCCCGGCGCATCCGGAGCTGAGCGCGGCGGAATGGGAAATCGTCTCCGTCGATCGTGCCGAACACCTTCTGGGCCGACGGCTGGCCTCCATCAGCGACGATTACGACTACGTGCTGCTCGATTGCCCTCCGTCCCTGGGGCTTCTGACCATCAATGCGCTGACCGCAGCTCACAGTCTGCTCATCCCGCTGCAGTGCGAATACTACGCCATGGAAGGGCTGACCCTGCTCCTCGACACCTTTCATCGAATCAAGCTGCGCTTCAACCCCGATCTGCGGATCGAAGGGGTCGTGCTCACCATGTTCGACCGGCGCAACAACCTGGCGCACCAGGTGGCCAACGAGATTCGCAAGCACTTCCGATTCCGCATGTTCCGTACTTTCATCCCCCGCAACGTCCGGTTGAGCGAATCTCCGAGTTTCGGGCTGCCCGCGCTGCTCTACGATGCCGGTTGTCCGGGGGCGAAGGCCTACCTGGAACTGGCCGATGAAATCCTCAACGAGGGAGGGCACTGA
- the rsmG gene encoding 16S rRNA (guanine(527)-N(7))-methyltransferase RsmG yields MRETPSPQTLRAFLNGHGIAVSPQQAEMLFEHVRLMLEWNLRSNLTRITEFDRILTAHLLDSLLPARWLPLTGKTLDVGTGAGFPGVPLKILHPETQMYLLESNRKKVSFLKVLLAGLSLPGIHVLHGRWEEPEGWFTEEDERFTAVIMRAVRVEPGHLTRLAPRVLRPGGVFASWAGSGTETALENRRTHAYPAPAETRSYELPGMSAPRRLYLWRMEG; encoded by the coding sequence ATGCGAGAGACACCATCACCGCAGACGCTGAGAGCATTCCTGAACGGTCACGGCATTGCCGTGTCCCCCCAGCAGGCGGAGATGCTGTTCGAACACGTTCGGCTGATGCTGGAATGGAACCTCAGGTCCAACCTGACCCGCATCACCGAATTCGACCGGATCCTCACCGCTCACCTTCTTGATTCGCTCCTGCCCGCCCGCTGGCTCCCGCTCACCGGGAAGACGCTCGATGTCGGCACCGGGGCAGGTTTTCCGGGGGTTCCCCTGAAAATTCTGCACCCGGAGACGCAGATGTATCTCCTGGAATCCAACCGCAAGAAGGTGAGTTTTCTGAAGGTGCTCCTGGCAGGCCTTTCGTTGCCGGGGATTCACGTTCTGCACGGCAGGTGGGAGGAGCCGGAGGGCTGGTTCACGGAAGAAGACGAGCGCTTCACGGCGGTGATCATGCGCGCCGTGAGGGTTGAACCCGGGCATCTCACCCGGCTGGCCCCGCGGGTATTGCGACCGGGAGGGGTCTTTGCCTCGTGGGCGGGAAGCGGTACGGAAACAGCCCTTGAGAACCGGCGGACGCACGCGTATCCGGCCCCCGCGGAAACGCGGTCCTACGAGCTCCCGGGCATGTCCGCTCCCCGGCGGCTCTATCTTTGGCGTATGGAAGGCTGA
- a CDS encoding cysteine hydrolase family protein — protein MRRALLVIDMLNDFMDPAGALYCGDEARRIIPVVKALITRFVAENQPVIYLRDAHAEDDREFKLFARHAVKDSWGSRIIPELQPTAEALVVDKARFSGFYGNRLAEILEAARTEEVWISGVCTSICVMDTAGDSRNRDYAVVIPVDAVADFDPQAHEMALKRMLRVYGAKLATARELLGGEAPSAPSSTKGYT, from the coding sequence ATGCGCAGAGCATTGCTGGTGATCGACATGCTGAACGATTTCATGGATCCCGCAGGGGCCCTCTACTGCGGGGATGAGGCCCGGCGAATCATCCCCGTTGTGAAGGCGCTCATCACCCGTTTCGTCGCCGAAAATCAGCCGGTCATCTACCTGCGGGACGCTCACGCCGAGGACGACAGGGAATTCAAGCTGTTTGCGCGGCACGCCGTCAAGGACAGCTGGGGCTCGCGGATCATTCCGGAACTGCAGCCCACGGCGGAAGCCCTGGTGGTGGACAAGGCCAGGTTCTCGGGCTTCTACGGGAACCGGCTTGCCGAGATCCTCGAAGCCGCCCGCACGGAGGAAGTATGGATATCCGGCGTGTGCACTTCCATTTGCGTCATGGATACGGCGGGCGATTCGAGGAACCGGGACTACGCCGTGGTGATCCCGGTTGACGCCGTGGCCGACTTTGATCCTCAGGCGCATGAAATGGCGCTGAAGCGCATGCTCCGGGTATACGGCGCGAAGCTCGCCACCGCCCGGGAACTCCTCGGAGGTGAGGCTCCGTCGGCACCCTCCTCAACGAAAGGCTATACATGA
- a CDS encoding DUF3842 family protein translates to MIRIAVIDGQGGGIGATVIKRIKEVYGERVEVWALGTNAIATSQMMKARANRGATGENAVCHCAGRVDVIVGAVSILLAHSMMGEVTPAMVNAVGASKAHKLILPLTQEPLTVVGAGREPLPHLVDKLVVEHLARHVPPGAEPA, encoded by the coding sequence TTGATCCGGATTGCCGTAATCGACGGCCAGGGAGGCGGAATCGGCGCCACCGTCATCAAGCGAATCAAAGAAGTGTATGGCGAAAGGGTGGAGGTCTGGGCGCTGGGAACCAACGCGATCGCCACTTCCCAGATGATGAAGGCCAGGGCGAACCGGGGAGCGACCGGGGAAAATGCCGTCTGCCATTGCGCCGGCCGGGTGGACGTGATCGTGGGCGCGGTCTCCATCCTTCTGGCCCATTCCATGATGGGGGAAGTGACTCCGGCCATGGTCAACGCCGTGGGGGCGTCAAAGGCGCACAAGCTCATTCTGCCCCTGACCCAGGAGCCGCTGACGGTGGTGGGCGCGGGACGCGAACCGTTGCCTCACCTGGTGGATAAGCTGGTGGTCGAGCACCTCGCCCGTCATGTTCCACCGGGAGCCGAACCCGCATGA
- the moaC gene encoding cyclic pyranopterin monophosphate synthase MoaC: protein MEGAMTEPGKEMTHLDARGRLRMVDVSGKERTAREARAEATVEVSPETLTRISEGTIAKGNVYEAARIAGIMAAKRTWELIPLCHPLQVTGVEIEFSADPARNEIRILSRVKTLDRTGVEMEALVAAAHAGLTIYDMCKAVDRGIVIRDIRLLYKSGGKSGTFERA from the coding sequence ATGGAAGGCGCCATGACCGAACCAGGCAAGGAAATGACCCACCTCGATGCGCGGGGACGGCTGCGCATGGTGGATGTGAGCGGGAAGGAGCGGACGGCAAGAGAGGCGAGGGCCGAGGCGACGGTCGAGGTCTCTCCGGAGACGCTCACGCGCATCAGCGAAGGCACCATCGCCAAGGGGAACGTCTACGAGGCCGCGAGAATTGCGGGGATCATGGCGGCCAAGCGCACCTGGGAGCTGATACCCCTGTGCCACCCTCTGCAGGTCACCGGGGTCGAGATCGAGTTTTCCGCGGATCCGGCAAGAAACGAGATCCGGATTCTGTCCCGGGTAAAAACCCTGGACCGGACCGGGGTGGAGATGGAAGCCCTGGTTGCCGCCGCCCACGCCGGCCTGACCATTTACGACATGTGCAAAGCCGTCGATCGGGGCATTGTGATCCGGGACATCCGGCTGCTCTATAAAAGCGGAGGCAAAAGCGGCACATTCGAGCGGGCTTGA
- a CDS encoding DUF6504 family protein, with protein MEFEKVKVYTRDEYKGAQEPVAFVWRGRRYEVAEILDRWYEGRLDSTRFPLSYFKVRTGEGELHILRYHEFFRAWGIRVPRESG; from the coding sequence ATGGAATTTGAAAAGGTCAAGGTATACACCCGCGACGAATACAAGGGGGCACAGGAGCCGGTTGCTTTCGTGTGGCGGGGCCGCCGTTATGAAGTTGCGGAGATCCTTGACCGGTGGTATGAAGGCCGTCTGGATTCGACCCGGTTTCCATTGAGCTATTTCAAGGTGAGGACCGGGGAAGGGGAGTTGCATATTCTGCGCTACCACGAATTCTTCAGAGCCTGGGGGATCAGGGTCCCGCGCGAATCAGGGTGA
- a CDS encoding biotin--[acetyl-CoA-carboxylase] ligase — translation MDAPEATSRQVLRELRKNPGAYVSGTMLADRLGLSRTGIWKHIRNLKSLGYGIVSHPREGYKLVEVPDTLIPEEVAHDLRTSWLAGNYHYLATVGSTNDVALQLALEGAPHGTVVSAEEQTRGRGRLRRDWLSSPRRGIYMTILLRTPLPVREASQSVYIAALALAKTLHSTFRLPSSIKWPNDVLVRHKKVAGILTEMQSDQEQTRFLVIGIGINVNHTQEELAGPFRYPATSVAVELGRPIRRQELMKSFLERFEMEYDRFLDEGFGAILPELEEFSDILGKNVSVLCGKEEIEGRALGFTPEGALVLLTREGRKQSIWAGDVTRVEGSLQDD, via the coding sequence ATGGATGCACCGGAAGCCACTTCCCGCCAGGTTCTGAGGGAGCTGCGCAAGAACCCCGGCGCTTATGTCTCGGGAACGATGCTTGCCGACCGCCTTGGCTTGAGCCGAACGGGAATCTGGAAGCACATACGCAATCTGAAGTCCCTCGGGTACGGAATCGTCAGTCATCCGCGCGAAGGATACAAGCTGGTCGAAGTTCCGGACACGCTCATTCCGGAGGAGGTTGCCCACGACCTCCGCACATCGTGGCTGGCCGGGAACTACCACTACTTGGCGACCGTCGGTTCGACCAACGACGTCGCCTTGCAACTGGCTTTGGAGGGAGCGCCCCACGGCACGGTGGTTTCGGCCGAAGAACAGACCAGGGGACGCGGCCGGTTGCGCCGGGACTGGCTTTCCTCGCCCCGGCGAGGCATCTACATGACCATCCTTCTGAGGACCCCGCTGCCCGTGCGCGAAGCTTCACAGTCCGTGTACATCGCCGCGCTCGCCCTCGCCAAGACGCTCCACTCGACGTTCCGCCTCCCGTCCTCCATCAAGTGGCCCAACGACGTTCTCGTCCGTCACAAGAAAGTGGCCGGGATTCTCACCGAAATGCAGTCCGACCAGGAGCAGACCCGTTTTCTGGTGATCGGCATCGGGATCAACGTGAACCATACGCAAGAGGAGCTTGCGGGGCCGTTCCGCTACCCGGCCACATCGGTGGCCGTCGAGCTGGGCCGGCCCATCCGGCGGCAGGAGCTGATGAAGTCTTTTCTGGAGCGTTTCGAAATGGAGTACGACCGGTTTCTCGATGAAGGCTTCGGGGCTATTCTCCCCGAACTTGAGGAATTCTCGGACATTCTGGGAAAGAACGTTTCCGTTCTGTGCGGCAAGGAAGAAATCGAAGGCAGGGCACTCGGGTTTACCCCCGAAGGCGCCCTGGTCCTCCTCACCCGGGAGGGCAGGAAACAATCCATCTGGGCGGGTGACGTCACCCGGGTGGAAGGATCACTCCAAGACGACTGA
- the dksA gene encoding RNA polymerase-binding protein DksA: MDKETQAKFKEILLARLDELYVEAERTVAGMTDTEETFPDPTDRATLESDRNFMLRIRDRERKLILKIREALQRIEDGSFGLCEMCGDDIGIERLNARPVTTLCIDCKRKQEANEKARGT; this comes from the coding sequence ATGGATAAGGAGACTCAAGCCAAGTTCAAAGAAATCCTACTGGCACGACTTGACGAACTTTACGTTGAAGCTGAAAGAACCGTCGCCGGCATGACCGATACGGAGGAGACGTTTCCTGATCCAACGGACCGCGCCACGCTCGAGTCGGACAGGAACTTCATGCTGAGGATCAGGGACCGCGAGCGCAAGCTGATCCTGAAAATCCGTGAAGCTCTCCAGCGCATTGAAGACGGATCGTTCGGCCTCTGCGAAATGTGCGGCGACGACATCGGCATCGAGCGATTGAACGCTCGCCCTGTCACCACTCTGTGCATCGACTGCAAGAGGAAACAGGAAGCGAACGAGAAGGCGAGAGGCACCTAA
- a CDS encoding ParB/RepB/Spo0J family partition protein, with protein sequence MAEKKRGLGRGLNELLSPANWLKGTDIQLFYCPIDRLQPNPYQPRQNIRDGELDELVESVRSKGILQPILVTRTADRDRYQIIAGERRWRAAGLAGLGEVPVLLREATSSEALEFALIENIQRKDLNCIEEALAIRKLQEEFHLTQQDIADRVGRDRSTVANLLRILQLPGDIQEKVLNDAITMGHARALLSLPDAEAQRRLCGLIISRGLSVRETEQLAARGQAPPPPKEAEDPGLAGLSRALQDRLGVKVRLKRKGERGSITLSFRSEQEFQALLDRLGLNSQ encoded by the coding sequence ATGGCTGAGAAAAAGCGCGGCCTGGGCCGCGGGCTCAACGAACTCCTCTCCCCCGCGAACTGGCTGAAAGGGACCGACATTCAGCTTTTTTACTGTCCCATCGACCGGCTCCAGCCGAACCCGTACCAGCCCCGGCAGAACATCCGGGACGGGGAACTGGACGAACTGGTCGAGTCCGTGCGATCCAAGGGCATCCTGCAGCCGATCCTGGTGACCCGGACCGCGGACAGGGACCGCTACCAGATCATTGCCGGCGAGCGCCGCTGGAGGGCCGCGGGCCTGGCGGGGCTCGGCGAGGTGCCGGTGCTGCTGCGCGAGGCCACTTCCTCGGAGGCCCTGGAGTTTGCCCTGATCGAGAACATACAGCGCAAGGACCTCAATTGCATCGAAGAGGCGCTTGCCATCCGGAAGCTCCAGGAGGAATTCCATCTCACCCAGCAGGACATCGCCGACCGGGTGGGAAGGGACCGTTCCACGGTCGCGAACCTGCTCAGAATCCTCCAGCTTCCCGGGGACATCCAGGAGAAGGTCCTCAACGACGCAATCACCATGGGGCACGCCCGAGCGCTCTTGAGCCTCCCCGACGCGGAGGCGCAACGAAGATTGTGCGGCCTGATCATTTCGCGCGGCCTCTCCGTGCGGGAGACGGAGCAGTTGGCTGCCCGGGGCCAGGCCCCGCCTCCTCCGAAGGAAGCCGAAGACCCCGGCCTTGCGGGGCTGAGCAGGGCACTCCAGGACCGTCTGGGCGTCAAGGTCCGGCTGAAACGGAAAGGAGAGCGCGGCAGCATCACCCTGTCGTTCCGTTCGGAGCAAGAGTTTCAGGCACTGCTCGATCGCCTGGGACTGAACTCACAGTGA
- the cobU gene encoding bifunctional adenosylcobinamide kinase/adenosylcobinamide-phosphate guanylyltransferase — protein sequence MNAHSLRPSPHLVLGGARSGKSFYAESQIAGFASPYVYVATARVLDAEMSERVGKHRERRGPAWETIECPCDLTATLKLLRERNRPVLVDCLTLWLTNLILGSSQEASEQSIEELCEFLRGANYPLVLVANEVGFGIVPDNPLARRFRDLAGLANQRVAAECAAVTLVVAGIPLPLKG from the coding sequence ATGAACGCTCATTCCCTCCGGCCAAGCCCGCATCTCGTCCTCGGCGGCGCTCGCAGCGGGAAGAGCTTCTACGCCGAGAGCCAGATTGCCGGGTTCGCCTCGCCCTATGTTTACGTGGCCACGGCCCGGGTTCTCGATGCCGAGATGAGCGAAAGGGTCGGAAAGCACCGGGAGCGGAGAGGTCCCGCCTGGGAGACGATCGAATGTCCCTGCGATCTCACGGCGACCCTGAAGCTCCTTCGTGAACGGAACCGGCCCGTCCTGGTCGATTGCCTCACGCTCTGGCTGACGAACCTCATCCTCGGGAGCTCGCAGGAAGCATCCGAGCAGAGCATCGAGGAACTGTGCGAATTCCTCAGGGGAGCGAACTATCCTCTGGTTCTGGTCGCCAATGAAGTGGGTTTCGGAATCGTCCCCGACAACCCGCTCGCGAGGCGGTTCAGAGACCTGGCCGGGCTGGCGAATCAACGCGTTGCCGCCGAATGCGCCGCGGTCACCCTGGTGGTTGCGGGGATTCCGCTTCCCTTGAAAGGATAG